In Pseudoalteromonas sp. NC201, a single window of DNA contains:
- a CDS encoding LysR family transcriptional regulator produces MFTHLPSLNNIKTFAVAAHYLSFKDAARVLNVTPTAVSHQIKSLESQLRVQLFERKTRAVQLTLQGQTLAKVCIDSLNMLDNAFIEFTEQKNDLLISCCNSFAALWLAPNMAAINHAFPNQTVTICASDQLIDLNKEKHIDIALRYGKADPNSNETHLITEKIGLYASPNYRVPDQGKPVLFLTHWQDETGLENIPWRAHIDESHYDLRYFEQEHFVLQAAVAGQGLALLSDVLAESAVIQGWLSKSPTMEEFSGYGYWLRQTTYRKSSAIVHQFTIWLASALQNIKANKDKDTR; encoded by the coding sequence ATGTTCACACATTTACCGTCTTTGAATAACATAAAAACCTTTGCGGTTGCTGCGCACTACTTGAGCTTTAAAGATGCGGCGCGGGTACTTAATGTTACGCCTACGGCAGTGTCACATCAGATAAAATCACTGGAATCACAGTTAAGGGTTCAGCTTTTTGAGCGAAAAACGCGAGCAGTGCAATTAACATTACAAGGACAGACACTGGCAAAGGTGTGTATTGATTCACTTAATATGCTCGATAATGCGTTTATTGAGTTTACTGAGCAAAAGAACGATTTGCTTATTTCATGTTGTAATTCATTTGCTGCACTTTGGCTTGCTCCGAATATGGCTGCCATTAATCATGCTTTCCCAAACCAAACCGTCACAATATGCGCGAGCGATCAACTCATTGATTTAAATAAAGAGAAGCATATTGATATCGCCCTGCGTTATGGCAAAGCGGATCCGAATTCTAATGAAACTCATCTTATTACCGAGAAAATTGGGCTTTATGCTAGCCCAAATTATCGGGTGCCAGACCAAGGTAAACCTGTACTATTTCTCACCCATTGGCAAGACGAAACGGGGCTTGAAAATATTCCTTGGCGAGCGCACATTGACGAAAGCCATTATGACTTGCGTTATTTTGAGCAAGAACACTTTGTCTTGCAGGCGGCTGTGGCCGGGCAAGGGCTGGCACTATTGAGCGATGTATTAGCAGAGTCAGCAGTAATACAGGGGTGGTTAAGTAAAAGCCCAACAATGGAGGAATTTTCAGGCTATGGCTATTGGCTCAGGCAAACGACTTATCGCAAGAGTTCGGCGATTGTTCACCAGTTTACCATTTGGCTGGCAAGCGCGTTACAAAATATCAAGGCCAACAAAGATAAGGACACAAGATAA
- a CDS encoding FMN-dependent NADH-azoreductase has protein sequence MKNILYISSSVRKYSETSSQHQSISRMLGEQFLTKFSCFTHEVEITHRDLSVKQPAFIDEAFIAAAFAKGVLSEEQRLVLAESDEIIKEVTNADIIVIASPMYNYGMPAVLKAWFDLAIRVNKTFSFDLARGDKPLEPILSGKTLVLLASWGEFAFKKGESQYHLNHLSSHIEQLAPYLGAEAFYEIASEYQEFGDDRHKHSKQRAIDDVHKLAQILSAK, from the coding sequence ATGAAAAACATTCTATATATAAGTAGTAGCGTAAGAAAGTATAGTGAGACGAGTTCGCAACATCAGTCAATTAGCCGGATGTTAGGTGAGCAATTTTTGACAAAATTTAGCTGCTTCACACATGAAGTGGAAATCACCCATCGCGACCTCTCCGTGAAACAACCTGCATTCATCGATGAAGCATTTATAGCGGCTGCATTTGCAAAAGGCGTGTTGAGCGAAGAGCAACGCTTAGTACTCGCTGAGTCTGACGAAATTATCAAAGAAGTGACCAATGCCGATATTATCGTAATCGCAAGTCCTATGTATAACTACGGCATGCCTGCCGTGCTAAAGGCTTGGTTTGATCTGGCGATCCGAGTAAATAAAACCTTCAGCTTTGATTTAGCACGAGGTGATAAACCACTTGAGCCAATTTTATCGGGTAAAACTCTCGTATTACTGGCATCTTGGGGAGAATTTGCATTTAAAAAAGGTGAGTCACAATATCATTTGAATCATCTAAGTAGCCATATCGAGCAGTTGGCTCCATATTTAGGTGCTGAGGCGTTTTATGAAATCGCATCTGAGTATCAAGAGTTTGGAGATGACAGGCATAAGCACTCAAAACAACGTGCTATTGATGATGTACACAAACTAGCGCAAATACTTAGCGCTAAGTAA
- a CDS encoding polymer-forming cytoskeletal protein, translated as MTNKLYQYPLALAFTFNLVACSVGNLNATHGEDLSHFAGNINVASGQRAGNLSLQNGNITLAEGAKVKSAEVTNGNVQLDKHSEAQSVNIDNGNIMLMEKAHVYGSIQVTNGNIEIGESVLIEGSVINASGDITIASGATILGDVIYRHAGYLASKLEKDIPTLTISDGAKIVGTIQLYRPIHIEPKHLQSQITYHYKQ; from the coding sequence ATGACCAACAAACTTTACCAATATCCACTTGCACTTGCGTTTACCTTCAACTTGGTTGCATGCTCGGTAGGTAATCTTAACGCTACTCATGGTGAAGACTTAAGCCATTTTGCTGGAAATATTAATGTGGCAAGTGGTCAAAGAGCCGGGAACTTATCCTTACAAAATGGCAATATTACGCTAGCTGAAGGGGCCAAAGTTAAATCTGCAGAAGTGACTAACGGTAATGTTCAGCTTGATAAGCATAGTGAAGCGCAGTCGGTTAATATTGATAATGGTAATATTATGCTGATGGAAAAAGCGCACGTATATGGGAGCATTCAAGTTACCAATGGTAATATTGAGATTGGTGAGTCGGTTCTAATTGAAGGAAGCGTCATCAACGCGAGCGGAGATATTACAATTGCCAGCGGCGCTACTATTTTAGGTGATGTGATCTATCGTCATGCAGGATATCTTGCTTCTAAGCTTGAGAAAGACATACCAACGCTTACAATTAGTGATGGTGCAAAGATTGTTGGCACTATCCAGCTTTATCGTCCTATTCATATTGAACCTAAACATCTACAAAGTCAGATCACTTACCACTATAAACAGTAA
- a CDS encoding DUF349 domain-containing protein has protein sequence MIFKHLFTPKWKHPKVDVRSQAVDKLDLSKDATLLHTLALEDESAQIRKKVLTKVNDLGLWWKVYKQDSELKELAEQKISSAVINQDTALQSNIREEYIERYAPAKTLEKVALIETDLTNKVKLLKRLANATLIEKSFKEGDEALQIAMLELIAQHSLEKSVLKAAKGEALTSLTGSLEQQRLAKEMPAQVAEQTRVVLAKLNALRDKQNYETVNAQAQQLFAQWQSIELKWLDAETVTALDAKYQQVADKLNRHLNELQVKHQAQQAELMQKQNQALEVAELTAELEAIEKSVEIACKTLDLASHDALVKRSEVLKGKVSAPQYVTVEALGEFTRKLQNIERDLADLPALIAASETFNNALAELKAVEVPTSLESLDTQVQAQKDRYVAARKALDSLPKVLHKSAKAELSDVSQVFMTAIEPLKNEQEKALKIAKKKARDVQRLIDQGRFNVAFGVFNGFIEQFELLTPSYKKQLENQHESLSQALKDLKDWQKYAATPKREELLAELDNKLAEEAVDPVKRAEEVKLLRVRWNELGHVETEQEKAQAAQFDEKIELLFVPCRTYFAEQEVQREQAKIAREAVIEEVKALLGTLDNEGIDWREVEAQFNRLAKAWKNAGNVDAKVYQKLNSIYREHHQAVYEKLKAFHQANAVEKTKLVETAQQQLEAEDLAAACDLLKSLQKQWQQIGFAGAKQEHTLWKAFRAHNDAVFEKRSAQYAEQKAQEKSQEAEQRQLLAEFDNKVIEAVTQNELVAIRNELNMFIVVSGLKQEKNRLLSQVKSKLDDLFSSQRREKFNELVEAVDTDGDIPSSWQGSNKTSLNAAQLLLRLEILTNQSSPEALQSERMSEQVAMLDAKLQGEESSLETYLISYLAEAEKADIVTSKGRLLAVLNA, from the coding sequence ATGATCTTTAAACACCTTTTTACACCGAAATGGAAACACCCTAAGGTTGACGTTCGCTCACAAGCAGTGGACAAGTTAGACTTAAGCAAAGACGCAACTTTACTACATACGCTAGCACTTGAGGACGAGTCTGCACAGATCAGAAAAAAGGTACTTACTAAGGTAAATGACCTTGGTCTTTGGTGGAAAGTTTATAAGCAAGATAGCGAGCTAAAAGAGCTTGCTGAGCAGAAAATTTCGAGTGCGGTTATTAATCAAGACACCGCACTGCAGAGCAACATTCGTGAAGAATACATTGAACGCTACGCGCCAGCTAAAACACTTGAGAAAGTTGCGTTAATTGAAACCGATTTAACGAACAAAGTTAAACTGCTTAAGCGCCTTGCGAATGCCACGTTAATCGAAAAATCCTTCAAAGAAGGTGATGAAGCACTTCAGATCGCTATGTTGGAACTGATTGCACAGCATTCACTTGAAAAGAGTGTCCTAAAAGCAGCCAAAGGTGAAGCGCTGACTTCTCTTACTGGATCACTGGAGCAGCAGCGATTAGCAAAAGAAATGCCTGCTCAAGTTGCTGAGCAAACGCGGGTTGTACTTGCCAAGTTAAACGCGCTAAGAGATAAGCAAAACTATGAAACTGTGAACGCGCAAGCACAACAGTTATTTGCACAGTGGCAAAGCATTGAGCTTAAGTGGTTAGATGCTGAAACGGTAACTGCACTAGATGCAAAGTATCAACAAGTAGCAGATAAATTAAACCGTCATCTCAATGAGTTACAAGTTAAACATCAAGCGCAGCAAGCTGAGTTAATGCAAAAGCAAAATCAAGCCCTAGAGGTTGCTGAATTAACTGCTGAACTTGAAGCCATTGAAAAATCGGTCGAAATTGCATGTAAAACACTTGACTTAGCCTCGCACGATGCACTGGTTAAGCGTAGTGAAGTATTAAAAGGCAAAGTGTCTGCACCTCAATATGTCACTGTTGAAGCGCTTGGCGAGTTTACCCGAAAACTGCAAAATATTGAGCGTGATCTTGCCGATTTGCCCGCACTTATTGCTGCAAGTGAAACCTTCAATAATGCCTTAGCAGAGTTGAAAGCAGTTGAAGTACCAACTTCATTAGAATCGCTTGATACCCAAGTGCAAGCACAAAAAGACCGCTATGTTGCAGCGCGTAAAGCACTAGATTCACTGCCTAAGGTATTGCATAAATCAGCAAAAGCTGAGCTATCAGATGTAAGCCAAGTGTTTATGACAGCTATCGAGCCGCTGAAAAATGAGCAAGAAAAAGCACTCAAAATCGCGAAGAAGAAAGCACGCGATGTGCAACGATTAATTGATCAGGGCCGATTTAACGTGGCATTTGGCGTTTTTAATGGCTTTATCGAGCAGTTTGAGTTGCTAACACCAAGCTACAAAAAGCAGCTCGAAAACCAGCATGAAAGCTTGTCTCAAGCACTAAAAGACCTTAAAGATTGGCAAAAGTATGCTGCTACACCTAAACGTGAAGAATTGCTTGCGGAGCTTGATAACAAACTCGCTGAGGAGGCGGTTGACCCAGTTAAACGTGCTGAGGAAGTAAAATTACTTAGAGTACGTTGGAACGAGCTTGGTCATGTTGAAACGGAACAGGAAAAGGCACAAGCCGCTCAATTTGATGAAAAAATTGAATTATTGTTTGTACCGTGTCGCACTTACTTTGCGGAGCAAGAAGTACAGCGTGAGCAGGCAAAAATAGCGCGTGAAGCGGTGATTGAAGAAGTGAAAGCACTGCTTGGTACTTTGGATAACGAAGGTATTGATTGGCGAGAAGTTGAAGCACAATTTAATCGCCTAGCCAAAGCATGGAAAAATGCTGGCAATGTGGATGCCAAAGTCTATCAAAAGCTGAATTCGATTTACCGTGAGCACCATCAAGCGGTTTACGAGAAACTTAAAGCCTTCCATCAAGCCAATGCCGTTGAAAAGACAAAGCTAGTTGAAACTGCACAGCAGCAGCTAGAGGCTGAAGATTTGGCAGCAGCTTGTGACTTACTGAAATCATTGCAAAAACAGTGGCAGCAAATTGGTTTTGCTGGTGCCAAACAAGAGCATACTCTGTGGAAAGCATTTCGTGCCCATAATGATGCCGTGTTTGAGAAGCGCAGCGCACAATATGCAGAGCAAAAAGCACAGGAGAAGTCGCAGGAAGCCGAGCAGCGTCAGTTGTTAGCAGAGTTCGACAACAAGGTCATAGAAGCGGTAACTCAAAATGAACTGGTTGCTATTCGTAACGAACTCAATATGTTTATTGTAGTGTCAGGACTAAAGCAAGAAAAGAATCGTTTATTGTCACAAGTGAAGTCGAAATTAGATGATCTGTTTTCATCTCAGCGTCGCGAAAAGTTCAATGAATTGGTGGAAGCGGTAGACACTGACGGTGATATTCCAAGTTCGTGGCAAGGTAGCAATAAAACCTCGCTAAACGCTGCCCAATTGCTGCTAAGGCTTGAAATTTTAACGAATCAGTCATCACCAGAAGCGTTGCAAAGCGAGAGAATGTCTGAGCAAGTCGCGATGCTGGATGCAAAACTGCAAGGTGAAGAAAGCAGCCTTGAGACTTACCTTATCAGTTATCTAGCTGAGGCTGAAAAAGCCGATATAGTGACGTCAAAAGGCAGGTTACTTGCTGTTTTGAACGCATAG
- a CDS encoding M14 family metallopeptidase has translation MRITSNFDSGNIKVVKAESPADIQLEINKDNESDFFQWFHFRLESTPFLEHKIHINQLLNSAYPEGWDDYHAVASYDRQTWFRVPTRYENGTLTIDFEPECAHTYFAYFAPYSYERHLDLVYWAQAHDACVVETLGQTLDGRDMSLLTIGEPSDEKKKIWITARQHPGETMAEWFVEGLLHKLLDDEDPHSAALLSKAVFYVVPNMNPDGSVRGHLRTNAKGVNLNREWQTPTLENSPEVYYVLNKMHETGLDMYLDIHGDEALPYNFVAGSEGIPSYDERLQRLEESFKAALLTITPEFQDEFGYDKDAPGEANLTVASCAVGEAFKALAYTVEMPFKDNANLPDPYFGWSDRRSYQFGQDTLAAILNVVDDLR, from the coding sequence ATGCGCATTACGAGTAATTTCGATAGTGGTAATATCAAGGTGGTAAAAGCAGAATCACCTGCGGATATTCAACTAGAAATCAATAAAGACAATGAGTCTGACTTTTTTCAATGGTTTCACTTTAGACTTGAGTCTACGCCTTTTTTAGAGCACAAAATTCATATCAACCAACTACTAAACTCAGCGTACCCTGAAGGTTGGGATGACTATCATGCGGTTGCATCTTACGATCGTCAAACTTGGTTCCGTGTGCCAACCCGTTATGAGAATGGCACATTAACTATCGATTTTGAGCCTGAATGTGCTCATACCTACTTTGCTTATTTTGCTCCTTATAGTTATGAGCGCCATTTAGACCTAGTCTACTGGGCTCAAGCCCATGATGCGTGCGTTGTAGAGACGCTAGGTCAAACGCTTGATGGCCGTGATATGAGCTTACTCACTATTGGTGAGCCGTCAGATGAGAAGAAAAAGATTTGGATCACGGCGCGCCAGCACCCAGGTGAAACGATGGCAGAATGGTTTGTTGAAGGTCTACTTCACAAATTATTGGATGACGAAGATCCACATTCCGCTGCACTGTTATCGAAAGCGGTATTTTATGTCGTGCCAAATATGAATCCGGACGGCAGCGTTCGTGGTCATCTGCGTACAAATGCAAAAGGCGTTAACCTTAACCGTGAATGGCAAACGCCAACACTTGAGAACTCACCTGAAGTTTATTATGTATTAAATAAAATGCATGAAACTGGGCTGGATATGTACCTCGATATTCATGGTGACGAAGCATTACCGTATAACTTCGTTGCGGGCAGTGAAGGTATTCCGAGCTATGATGAGCGTCTACAACGTTTGGAAGAATCTTTCAAGGCGGCACTGTTGACTATTACACCTGAGTTCCAAGATGAATTTGGTTACGATAAAGATGCACCGGGTGAAGCAAACCTTACCGTTGCTTCGTGTGCTGTTGGTGAAGCGTTCAAAGCGTTGGCTTATACCGTTGAAATGCCGTTTAAGGATAATGCAAATCTGCCGGATCCATACTTCGGTTGGTCAGACCGACGCTCATATCAGTTTGGTCAAGACACCTTAGCTGCAATCTTAAATGTGGTTGACGACTTAAGATAA
- a CDS encoding sensor histidine kinase translates to MKRLSLRLKTMIGTAIIEAVLLSALIFVVIDFMMESANDAMNKRATTTASLFASATKDAVLSYDLATLDAFTNELLSNPDILYVKVIDGENQTLSFAGNERLKERTFEGDTLVETVTDGIFDIHADIVEGGTLFGAIQIGIDIGTINRAMSEVKRWTVSIALFEMALVAIFSYFLGIYLTTNLYILKNQAKFIARNVKNGVFDFKWKPIQSKDELQELSLAFDELSQTLAEEHERRERYKHDLIELNKHLEELVAQRTEKLNQKNQQLEATNRELEAAQQQLVHSEKMASVGQLAAGVAHEINNPLGFVMSNLDVMRHYHGDYAELAKRAIQLGLEPSTLVAFNQFIQDKDFAFINSDCTELIDESMTGLQRVSAIVNDLKQFSRADTIQLQPCDINACIKTTLNLVESKLKYHANVITQLNEVPQVLGNQGKLIQVLTNLLINAAQALKSEGEIRVSTSLEQQRVLIRIQDDGVGIPEEIKDKIFDPFFTTKPIGNGTGLGLSISYDIIKEHGGELVVESEVGIGSCFTITLPVSP, encoded by the coding sequence ATGAAAAGGCTATCGTTAAGACTCAAAACCATGATTGGCACCGCTATTATTGAAGCGGTGTTGTTGAGTGCGCTCATATTTGTAGTGATTGATTTTATGATGGAGTCTGCAAATGACGCCATGAATAAACGCGCAACGACGACCGCAAGCCTGTTTGCGAGTGCGACCAAAGATGCGGTGCTGTCATACGATTTGGCCACACTGGATGCTTTTACCAATGAGTTATTAAGTAACCCAGATATCCTTTACGTTAAAGTCATCGATGGTGAAAACCAAACTCTTTCTTTTGCAGGTAACGAGCGCTTAAAAGAACGTACATTTGAAGGTGATACGTTAGTTGAAACAGTTACCGACGGTATTTTTGATATTCATGCTGATATTGTTGAGGGTGGGACACTGTTTGGCGCCATTCAAATAGGCATAGATATTGGCACCATAAATCGAGCTATGTCAGAGGTAAAACGCTGGACGGTTTCCATCGCGCTGTTTGAAATGGCGTTAGTTGCTATTTTCTCTTATTTTCTCGGTATATATCTCACAACCAATCTGTATATACTGAAGAATCAAGCTAAATTTATCGCTCGGAATGTCAAAAACGGCGTGTTTGATTTCAAATGGAAACCAATACAGAGTAAAGATGAGTTACAAGAGCTATCTTTGGCGTTTGATGAGCTATCACAAACCTTAGCCGAAGAGCATGAGCGTCGAGAGCGATATAAGCATGACTTGATTGAGCTAAATAAACATCTAGAAGAATTAGTGGCGCAAAGAACTGAAAAACTGAATCAGAAAAATCAGCAGCTTGAGGCTACCAATAGAGAGCTTGAAGCCGCACAGCAACAGCTTGTTCACTCAGAAAAAATGGCATCGGTGGGTCAATTAGCCGCCGGGGTTGCCCATGAAATAAATAATCCGCTCGGTTTTGTCATGAGTAATCTCGATGTGATGCGTCACTATCATGGCGATTATGCCGAACTTGCAAAGCGTGCGATTCAGCTTGGACTTGAACCCAGTACACTCGTAGCGTTTAATCAGTTTATTCAAGACAAAGACTTTGCTTTTATTAATAGCGATTGTACTGAGCTTATTGACGAGTCGATGACTGGGCTACAAAGAGTGTCTGCAATTGTGAACGACCTCAAACAGTTTTCAAGGGCAGATACTATTCAATTGCAACCTTGTGATATTAACGCCTGTATTAAGACAACGTTAAATCTGGTGGAGAGTAAGCTCAAATATCATGCTAATGTGATCACACAACTGAATGAAGTCCCTCAAGTGCTCGGTAATCAAGGTAAACTAATTCAAGTATTAACGAATTTACTGATCAATGCGGCTCAGGCATTGAAAAGCGAAGGAGAGATCCGCGTCTCAACAAGTCTAGAACAACAGCGTGTACTGATCCGAATTCAAGATGACGGGGTGGGGATCCCCGAAGAAATAAAAGATAAAATATTTGACCCATTTTTTACGACTAAGCCCATTGGCAACGGGACAGGCTTAGGCCTTTCAATAAGTTATGACATTATTAAAGAGCATGGTGGCGAGCTTGTAGTAGAAAGTGAGGTTGGGATTGGAAGCTGTTTTACTATCACCTTGCCTGTTTCTCCTTGA
- a CDS encoding alanine/glycine:cation symporter family protein, producing the protein MDALGSLLDSLDGMLGGSPWFPYVLLGVGLFFTIYLKFPQIRYFKHACKVVTGKYDKKGLEGDTTHFQALATALSGTVGTGNIGGVALAISIGGPAALFWMWMTAFFGMTTKFVEVTLSHKYRVQTDDGTMAGGPMYYMDRRLNMKWLAVLFAIATVISSFGTGSLPQINNIAQGMEATFGFAPMATGAVLSVLLALVILGGIKRIAAITSRVVPLMAAIYILGSFAVIFYNIENIVPSFLSVFTDAFTGSAAAGGFLGASFAYAFNRGVNRGLFSNEAGQGSAPIAHASAKADEPVSEGMVSILEPFIDTIIICTLTGLVILSSGVWTEKFETHFERSSMVILDGKYDESNQQDRDALYAYLNGKKEHTVKPFNGEIEVVQGKAVTENFTVIHSRSIGEQVRFGITERHKYTGTVEVKDGLPTDNSISVIGYSLVHSAELTTKAFTRGYLGENGKYIVSIGLLLFAFSTAIAWSYYGDRAMIYLLGSRSVMPYRVFYVAGFFWASFADTTLVWKLAAVAIVVMTLPNLFGILLLRKEMKSSVKEYWEDFNKEHKQ; encoded by the coding sequence GTGGATGCGTTAGGCAGCTTATTAGATAGCTTGGATGGAATGTTAGGTGGTTCACCTTGGTTCCCGTATGTACTGTTAGGGGTAGGTTTGTTTTTTACAATCTACTTGAAATTTCCACAGATCCGATATTTCAAACATGCTTGTAAAGTCGTTACCGGAAAATACGATAAAAAGGGCCTAGAAGGGGATACCACACACTTCCAAGCACTCGCAACGGCACTTTCTGGCACAGTTGGTACTGGGAATATTGGTGGGGTGGCACTGGCAATTTCAATCGGCGGGCCTGCAGCATTATTTTGGATGTGGATGACGGCCTTTTTCGGTATGACAACCAAATTTGTGGAAGTCACGCTATCGCATAAATACCGTGTACAAACAGATGATGGCACCATGGCCGGTGGTCCAATGTACTATATGGATCGCCGCCTAAACATGAAATGGTTAGCGGTATTATTTGCAATTGCGACTGTGATTAGCTCATTTGGTACAGGTAGCTTGCCGCAGATCAACAACATTGCTCAAGGCATGGAAGCGACCTTTGGTTTTGCACCGATGGCAACAGGCGCTGTGCTTTCAGTTTTACTTGCGCTTGTTATACTTGGTGGTATCAAGCGCATTGCTGCTATCACTTCTCGCGTTGTGCCATTAATGGCTGCGATTTATATTCTTGGCTCTTTTGCCGTTATTTTCTACAACATTGAGAATATCGTTCCTTCTTTCCTTTCTGTATTTACAGATGCTTTCACGGGATCTGCGGCAGCGGGTGGTTTCTTAGGGGCTTCTTTTGCGTATGCATTTAACCGTGGGGTTAACCGAGGTCTATTTTCTAATGAAGCGGGTCAAGGTTCAGCACCAATCGCGCACGCTTCGGCAAAAGCCGATGAGCCAGTATCTGAAGGTATGGTTTCCATTCTGGAACCGTTTATTGACACAATCATTATCTGTACCTTGACGGGATTGGTTATTTTGTCATCGGGGGTGTGGACTGAAAAGTTCGAAACTCATTTTGAGCGCTCGTCTATGGTTATCTTAGACGGTAAATATGACGAATCGAATCAACAAGACCGAGATGCATTGTACGCCTACTTGAATGGTAAAAAAGAGCATACTGTCAAACCTTTCAATGGTGAGATTGAAGTCGTACAGGGTAAGGCGGTAACAGAAAACTTTACCGTGATCCACTCGCGCTCTATTGGTGAGCAAGTACGTTTTGGTATTACAGAGCGTCACAAGTACACAGGTACCGTCGAAGTGAAAGACGGCTTGCCAACAGACAATAGCATCAGCGTGATTGGTTACTCTTTAGTGCATTCGGCAGAGCTGACAACCAAAGCATTTACCCGAGGTTATTTGGGCGAAAATGGTAAATACATCGTTTCGATTGGCTTGTTGTTATTCGCGTTTTCTACGGCAATTGCATGGTCATACTATGGCGACCGCGCGATGATTTATCTTCTGGGTAGCCGCTCGGTCATGCCATATCGCGTATTCTATGTTGCAGGTTTCTTCTGGGCGTCGTTTGCTGATACGACACTAGTGTGGAAGTTGGCTGCAGTGGCCATTGTAGTGATGACCTTACCTAACTTATTTGGTATTTTACTACTCAGAAAAGAAATGAAATCTTCAGTTAAAGAATACTGGGAAGATTTCAACAAAGAACACAAACAGTGA
- a CDS encoding YeaC family protein, translating to MNVDSLVQNITPEVFERLQYGASTGKWPDGTSLSDAQKEQTVQLVMLYQAKVAKSNEQFTINEKGEMVQKSKRELQQEFKADNEIARFSENDL from the coding sequence ATGAATGTAGATAGCTTAGTTCAAAATATTACCCCTGAAGTATTCGAGCGTTTGCAATACGGCGCGTCAACTGGAAAGTGGCCTGATGGTACGTCGCTAAGTGATGCGCAAAAAGAGCAAACCGTGCAGTTGGTCATGCTATATCAAGCAAAAGTAGCCAAGTCCAATGAGCAGTTCACCATCAACGAAAAAGGTGAAATGGTGCAAAAATCCAAACGCGAATTACAACAAGAATTCAAAGCCGACAACGAAATAGCTAGGTTCAGTGAAAATGATCTTTAA
- a CDS encoding phosphate/phosphite/phosphonate ABC transporter substrate-binding protein → MIKILLMSLILFPALCLSGDYTFAFVPQQSANKLAKNWQPILDYLSDKTGDNYTFKTAKDIPTFEARVLKQEYDVAYMNPYHFVVFNEQAGYQAIAKQRDKMIKGIIVVKKGAGIADLSQLRGETLAFPAPAAFAASILPRGELVKQGIEFTPRYVSSHDSVYLNVSRGFVKAGGGVMRTFNNADPKIKSQLDILWTTKGYTPHAFAVKKTMPEDARQRLVEALTSLELSEEGIRLLEAVNFKGIMAASNEDWQDVKALELETLVGN, encoded by the coding sequence ATGATAAAAATCCTGCTGATGAGTCTCATTTTATTTCCCGCTTTATGTTTGAGTGGTGATTATACCTTCGCCTTTGTGCCGCAGCAGTCTGCAAATAAGTTAGCCAAAAATTGGCAGCCTATTCTCGATTATCTCAGTGATAAGACCGGAGATAACTACACGTTTAAAACCGCTAAAGATATACCAACCTTTGAAGCCCGGGTGTTGAAGCAAGAGTATGATGTAGCATACATGAATCCCTATCACTTTGTTGTATTTAATGAGCAGGCGGGTTATCAAGCTATCGCCAAGCAAAGAGATAAAATGATCAAAGGGATCATCGTGGTTAAAAAGGGGGCTGGTATCGCTGACTTGTCGCAGTTGCGAGGAGAGACGCTTGCTTTTCCGGCTCCTGCTGCATTCGCTGCAAGCATTTTGCCCCGTGGTGAACTTGTGAAACAAGGTATTGAATTTACACCAAGGTATGTCTCTTCCCATGATTCTGTTTATCTCAACGTGTCGAGAGGATTTGTCAAAGCGGGCGGTGGTGTTATGCGTACTTTCAACAACGCCGATCCCAAAATTAAATCACAACTCGACATTCTCTGGACGACAAAAGGTTATACGCCACATGCATTTGCCGTAAAAAAAACAATGCCAGAAGATGCAAGGCAAAGATTAGTAGAGGCGTTGACCTCTCTTGAACTGAGTGAAGAGGGAATTAGGCTACTCGAAGCGGTGAATTTCAAAGGCATTATGGCGGCGTCGAACGAGGACTGGCAAGACGTAAAAGCATTAGAATTAGAAACCTTAGTTGGCAATTAG